In the Molothrus aeneus isolate 106 chromosome 28, BPBGC_Maene_1.0, whole genome shotgun sequence genome, one interval contains:
- the SLC35B1 gene encoding solute carrier family 35 member B1, with translation MRPPGAPRDVVLEVPPALSGPAATMGASAAVGLPERLRLPVCFLGVFACYFYYGILQESITRGRYGEGAKQEKFKYALTLVFIQCVINAAFAKLLIRFVDAARPDRTRGWLYGACSLSYLGAMVSSNSALQFVSYPTQVLGKSCKPIPVMLLGVTVLRKRYPPAKYLCVLLIVAGVALFLYKPKKGTGDTEHVFGYGELLLLLSLTLDGLTGVSQDHMRAHYQTGSNHMMLNVNLWSTLFLGAGILFTGELWEFLSFMERYPSIISNILLFGLTSALGQSFIFMTVVYFGPLTCSIITTTRKFFTILASVVLFANPISPMQWVGTVLVFLGLGLDAKFGKGVKKTSH, from the exons atGAGGCCGCCCGGGGCGCCGCGGGATGTGGTGCTGGAGGTGCCGCCCGCGCTgagcggccccgccgccaccaTGGGAGCGAGCGCGGCCGTGGGGCTGCCCGAGCGCCTCCGCCTGCCCGTCTGCTTCCTCGGCGTGTTCGCCTGCTACTTCTACTACGGCATCCTGCAGGAGAGCAT CACCCGGGGCCGCTACGGGGAGGGCGCGAAGCAGGAGAAGTTCAAGTACGCGCTGACCCTGGTGTTCATCCAGTGCGTGATCAACGCCGCCTTCGCCAAGCTCC TGATCCGTTTCGTGGATGCAGCACGGCCGGACCGCACGCGGGGCTGGCTGTACGGGGCCTGCTCGCTGTCCTACCTGGGCGCCATGGTGTCCAGCAACTCCGCCCTGCAGTTCGTCAGCTACCCCACACAG gtCCTGGGCAAATCCTGCAAACCCATCCCAG TGATGCTGCTGGGGGTGACCGTGCTGCGGAAGAGGTACCCCCCAGCCAAGTACCTGTGCGTGCTGCTCATCgtggcaggggtggccctgTTCCTCTACAAGCCCAAAaaagggacaggggacacagagcaCGTCTTTGGCTatggggagctgctcctg CTGCTGTCGCTGACCCTGGACGGGCTCACGGGGGTGTCCCAGGACCACATGAGGGCTCACTACCAGACGGGCTCCAACCACATGATGCTCAACGTCAACCTCTGGTCCACGCTGTTCCTGGGGGCAg GGATCCTGTTCACAGGGGAGCTCTGGGAGTTCCTGAGTTTCATGGAGCGTTATCCCAGCATCATCTCCAACATCCTCCTCTTTGGCCTCACCAGCGCCCTGGGCCAG AGTTTCATCTTCATGACCGTGGTGTACTTCGGGCCCCTGACCTGCTCCATCATCACCACCACCCGCAAGTTCTTCACCATCCTGGCCTCCGTGGTGCTCTTTGCCAACCCCATCAGCCCCATGCAGTGGGTGGGCACCGTCCTGGTGTTCCTGG GCCTTGGGCTCGATGCCAAATTCGGGAAGGGGGTGAAGAAAACGTCGCATTGA